Proteins from a genomic interval of Zingiber officinale cultivar Zhangliang chromosome 1B, Zo_v1.1, whole genome shotgun sequence:
- the LOC121969905 gene encoding probable UDP-N-acetylglucosamine--peptide N-acetylglucosaminyltransferase SEC, which translates to MHKHCQALATYIYMDCNMMSVAASFYKTILAITTGISVPFNNLAIIYKQQLQDIKLYTFYMELDLQKSYPTRGSDLLTWERTYW; encoded by the exons ATGCACAAGCATTgtcaagccttggcaacatatatatacatggattG TAATATGATGAGTGTTGCTGCATCATTCTATAAGACAATTTTAGCAATTACAACAGGGATATCTGTGCCCTTCAacaacttggctattatatacaagCAACAG CTTCAAGATATCAAACTCTACACCTTctatatggagctagatttgcaaAAGTCATATCCAACTCGAGGAAGTGACTTATTGACATGGGAG AGAACTTATTGGTAA